The genomic window TATAATCCAGCTTATCCTCAATCAACGCATTCAACATTGACTCCATTAAAGAAATATCCACAAGAGGGGTATCGCCGCAGACCCGAGCGATATAATCCGCGCCTATTGAATCTGCTGCCAGGACATATCTCTCCAAGACGTTATCCAAACTGCCCCTCATCACAGGGATATTATTATCCCTGCAGTAAACATATAACTCGTTATCAGATTTATCATGCGATGTGGCGACTAAAATATTTCCTATTGATGAGCTTTTGCATCTTCTATATATATATTCAATGAGCGGCATGCCGGCAAGGCGGGATATGGTCTTCTTAGGAAACCTGCGGGATGACATCCTCGCCTGTATAATAATCGCACACCTGTTTATCTCATTACATCCGACAACCATAATCAAACCGCAGTTATCAGGCCGCTTTCCGTCAATTTTTCTATGACCGAATACAATTCCCAGATTGGAATATTTGTTTTATTGCTGATATCTATAATATCATTTACTCCATCAGCATAGGCAATAAAATCCATCATCTTTTTTACCTTATCTGCGGAATATTTCTTGCTGATCGTCGGATACAACCCTCTTCTTCCCAGTTGCGGCTCCCCCAGGCAATTTATTTTATATCTGCGGTTCTCTTCAATAAGCTTAAGGCACTCCCTTAATACTTCATAAGAGCCGGATAAACCTTCCGCGGTAACAAAATCAAGATTATCCAGCGAAGTATGATATCCAGGATATACGCCGTATTTACTTCTAAGCAGACAACAAACCGGAAGATC from Candidatus Omnitrophota bacterium includes these protein-coding regions:
- a CDS encoding NTP transferase domain-containing protein, coding for MVVGCNEINRCAIIIQARMSSRRFPKKTISRLAGMPLIEYIYRRCKSSSIGNILVATSHDKSDNELYVYCRDNNIPVMRGSLDNVLERYVLAADSIGADYIARVCGDTPLVDISLMESMLNALIEDKLDYISPDRETCASGFYSEAVALRALKKAAKSTNVKEDLEHVTRFIIENKDEFLTRFIDAELNPESARQTRLTVDFPEDLPMVSSIIGELQDKFAFTSRDVLNILRNRARYLRA